The Prinia subflava isolate CZ2003 ecotype Zambia chromosome 21, Cam_Psub_1.2, whole genome shotgun sequence genome window below encodes:
- the TAS1R3 gene encoding taste receptor type 1 member 3 has translation MRLPVLWLCLGCGCAVSPGPSCLSAQFRRPGDFVLGGLFPFGKDTVNLSARSEPTLLQCERLYMNGLIWALGMRFAIEQINNSSWLLPGVTLGYDIHDSCFEPLVALQPSLLFLSRRGTTAIGVLCNYTQYQPRVTAVIGPHKSDLCLVTAKLFSSFLIPQVSYGASSETLSNTELYPSFYRTVPSDKNLVEAVVLLLNQFGWNWVAVVGSDDEYGRAARALFLGTAGANNICIAFEGLIPTELAEPGAKRQLEDTVRVINSTKVNVVVLFAYSLPAQALLDASIAMGLGKKVWVGTEAWMVSDIAATTPNIQSIGTVLGFAMRAGTVPGFQEYVAELLGSVTQDGFCRRSRELSRLGSAEGPDTRCQQCDRVTLGDIWPRLGVTTVQPVHVAVYGVAHALHRALGCNAKGCPKTLIRSWQLLHFMNTLPFEVNGQSFRFDQSHGTNTGYKLILWAWRDGSLTYLPVGDYDQSLYIRRSEIQFHTADKKEPTSECFRRCEPGQFRRIKGFNLCCYDCTDCSENTFWSSADSTSCSPCPRHQWAPARSTRCHDRAERFLFWDEPLAVALAALAALTAALSGAAALLFLRHLRSPLVRLAGGGRSVLGLLWLLLQSLSCCLYVGRPGGARCALQQLSFALCLNGCLSTLLPKALEVTLVTEFPRLLRWVTRGRAWLLVAASFLVQALLCFCHLRLGPDFLVVDYASLPSEVLLVCGTRSWAAFALLHGFNSGLASACFLCTFMVQTPRGRYNVARGITFATLGCLVIWIFFLVIFATLRTVLRAVTQICTVLATSLAILASYFAPKCYILVCRPDLNTEDYCHNPAEEEPNTQ, from the exons ATGCGGCTCCCggtgctctggctgtgcctgggctgtggctgtgccgtCTCCCCGGGCCCCTCGTGCCTGTCGGCGCAGTTCCGCAGGCCGGGGGATTTTGTGCTCGGGGGTTTGTTCCCCTTTGGGAAGGACACGGTGAACCTGAGCGCCCGCAGCGAGCCCACCCTGCTGCAGTGCGAGAG gcTGTACATGAACGGGCTGATCTGGGCTCTGGGCATGCGCTTCGCCATCGAGCAGATCAACAActccagctggctgctgccGGGGGTCACGCTGGGCTACGACATCCACGACTCGTGCTTCGAGCCGCTGgtggccctgcagcccagcctgctctTCCTCAGCCGCAGGGGCACCACGGCCATCGGGGTGCTCTGCAACTACACCCAGTACCAGCCCCGCGTCACCGCCGTCATCGGCCCGCACAAGTCCGACCTGTGCCTGGTCACGGCCAAACTCTTCAGCTCCTTCCTGATCCCGCAG GTGAGCTACGGCGCCAGCAGCGAGACCCTGAGCAACACCGAGCTCTACCCGTCCTTCTACCGCACCGTGCCCAGCGACAAGAACCTGGTGGAGGccgtggtgctgctgctcaACCAGTTCGGCTGGAACTGGGTGGCCGTGGTGGGCAGCGACGACGAGTACGGCCGGGCCGCGCGCGCGCTCTTCCTCGGCACGGCCGGCGCCAACAACATCTGCATCGCCTTCGAGGGGCTCATCCCCACCGAGCTGGCCGAGCCCGGCGCCAAGAGGCAGCTGGAAGACACCGTCAGGGTGATCAACAGCACCAAAGTCAACGTGGTGGTGCTGTTCGCCTACAGCCTGCCGGCACAGGCGCTGCTGGACGCCAGCATCGCCATGGGGCTGGGCAAGAAGGTGTGGGTGGGCACCGAGGCCTGGATGGTGTCGGACATCGCCGCCACCACGCCCAACATCCAGAGCATCGGGACGGTGCTGGGCTTTGCCATGAGGGCGGGCACGGTGCCCGGCTTCCAGGAGTACGTGGCCGAGCTGCTGGGCTCCGTCACGCAGGACGGGTTCTGCCGGCGCTCCAGGGAGCTGAGCCGGCTGGGCAGCGCCGAGGGGCCGGACACGCGGTGCCAGCAGTGTGACCGTGTCACCCTCGGGGACATCTGGCCCAGGCTGGGCGTGACCACGGTGCAGCCGGTGCACGTGGCCGTGTACGGCGTGGCCCAcgccctgcacagagccctgggctgcaaCGCCAAAGGCTGTCCCAAAACTCTCATCAGGTCCTGGCAG ctgctgcacttCATGAACACCCTCCCGTTCGAGGTGAACGGGCAGAGCTTCAGGTTTGATCAGTCCCACGGCACAAACACGGGCTACAAACTCATCCTGTGGGCCTGGAGGGACGGCAGCCTCACCTACCTGCCCGTGGGGGACTACGACCAGTCCCTGTACATCCGCAGGTCCGAGATCCAGTTCCACACCGCAGATAAGAAG gagcCCACGTCCGAGTGCTTCAGGCGCTGTGAACCAGGACAGTTCAGGAGAATAAAAGGATTCAACCTGTGCTGCTATGACTGCACAGACTGCTCAGAAAACACCTTCTGGAGCAGCGCAG ACAGCACCTCCTGCTCGCCGTGCCCGCGGCACCAGTGGGCCCCGGCGCGGAGCACGCGCTGCCACGACCGCGCCGAGCGCTTCCTGTTCTGGGACGAGCCTCTGGCCGTGGCTCTGGCGGCGCTGGCGGCGCTGACGGCGGCGCTGAGCGGCGCGGCCGCGCTGCTCTTCCTCAGACACCTCCGTTCTCCGCTGGTGCGGCTGGCGGGCGGCGGCCGCAGCGTGCTGggcctgctgtggctgctgctgcagagcctcagctgctgcctgtacGTGGGCAGGCCCGGCGGCGCGCGCTGCgcgctgcagcagctctccttcGCGCTCTGCCTCAACGGCTGCCTCTCCACGCTGCTGCCCAAGGCGCTGGAGGTGACACTGGTGACAGAATTCCCCCGCTTGCTGCGCTGGGTGACGCGCGGCAGGGCCTGGCTGCTGGTGGCCGCCTCGTTCCTCGTCCAGGCGTTGCTCTGTTTCTGCCACCTCCGCCTGGGGCCTGATTTTTTGGTGGTTGACTACGCGTCGCTGCCCAGCGAGGTGCTGCTGGTGTGCGGCACCCGGTCCTGGGCCGCCTTCGCCCTCCTGCACGGCTTCAACAGCGGCCTGGCCTCCGCCTGCTTCCTGTGCACCTTCATGGTGCAGACCCCGCGCGGCCGCTACAACGTGGCCAGGGGCATCACCTTCGCCACGCTCGGCTGTTTGGTCATCTGGATCTTCTTCCTGGTGATTTTCGCCACGCTCAGGACGGTGCTCAGGGCCGTCACGCAGATCTGCACCGTGCTGGCCACCAGCCTGGCCATCCTGGCCAGCTACTTTGCGCCCAAGTGCTACATCCTGGTGTGCAGGCCTGATCTGAACACGGAGGATTATTGCCACAACCCCGCTGAGGAGGAGCCAAACACACAATAA
- the CPTP gene encoding ceramide-1-phosphate transfer protein, producing the protein MAAAAAGAFSMREVLDAFRGCVTEQREVLLEPYLSGWRGLIRFLQSLGAVFSFISKDAVAKVSLLEALCQRQRFVSVQSMVQQELAAGPAALRARPDSGCRTLLRLHRALRWLQLFLQGLRSGDSRTSVLCTDAYNASLAAHHPWVVRKAATLAFCALPSREAFLEIMNVGPPEEALAVLGEAVPCIGAVYGITQELLERHRLLDLP; encoded by the exons atggcggcggcggccgcgggcgcgTTCAGCATGAGGGAGGTGCTGGACGCGTTCCGCGGGTGCGTGACGGAGCAGcgggaggtgctgctggagccctaCCTGAGCGGCTGGCGGGGGCTCATCCG cttcCTCCAGAGCCTCGGCGCCGTCTTCTCCTTCATCTCCAAGGACGCCGTGGCCAAGGTGTCTCTCCTGGAGGCTCTTTGCCAGCGCCAGCGCTTCGTGTCAGTGCAATCCATGGTGCAGCAGGAGCTCGCAGCGGGCCCCGCAGCGCTGCGGGCTCGGCCCGACTCGGGCTGCCGCACCCTGCTGCGGCTGCACCGCGCCCTGcgctggctgcagctcttcctgcagggGCTGCGCTCGGGGGATTCCCGCACCTCCGTGCTCTGCACCGACGCCTACAACGCCTCTCTGGCCGCCCACCACCCTTGGGTGGTCCGCAAGGCGGCCACGCTGGCGTTCTGCGCGCTGCCGTCCCGCGAAGCCTTCCTGGAGATCATGAACGTGGGCCCGCCCGAGGAGGCGCTGGCGGTGCTGGGGGAGGCGGTTCCCTGCATCGGGGCTGTGTACGGCatcacccaggagctgctggagcggCACCGCCTGCTCGACCTGCCCTGA